One window from the genome of Schistocerca piceifrons isolate TAMUIC-IGC-003096 chromosome 8, iqSchPice1.1, whole genome shotgun sequence encodes:
- the LOC124712296 gene encoding trypsin delta-like: MQRLALLFVCLLGSAVALPARTRLWSRGNSRIIGGSNANIANYPWQLSFQYGGSHICGASIISSTWALTAAHCVDGMSLLLMTFRAGSSIRGSGGTVLRASSGYMHASYDSDTVDYDVAVVQVSGSLLGTNAQAVSLPSDGYDPAGGLAVTVTGWGSTYTNGPAPSNLQKLDISIVARSTCQSIFANVNTVTARMVCAGSAGQSVCSGDSGGPLVSGSTQVGIVSWGVSPCEASPGVYANVGNLRSWIRSAAGV, translated from the exons ATGCAGCGCCTCGCCCTCTTGTTCGTGTGTCTGCTCGGCTCTGCCGTGGCCTTGCCGGCCCGCACCAGGCTCTGGAGCAGGGGCAACAGCCGCATCATCGGAGGAAGCAACGCCAACATCGCCAACTACCCGTGGCAGCTGTCCTTCCAGTATGGCGGTTCGCACATCTGCGGAGCCTCCATCATCAGCTCCACGTGGGCGCTGACGGCCGCTCACTGTGTGGACGGCATGAGCCTCCTGCTGATGACTTTCAGAGCCGGATCGTCTATTCGTGGAAGCGGTGGCACCGTCCTGAGGGCCTCCTCTGGCTACATGCACGCATCGTACGACAGCGACACGGTGGACTACGACGTTGCCGTCGTTCAG GTGTCTGGATCCCTGCTCGGTACGAACGCCCAGGCCGTCAGCCTCCCATCCGACGGCTACGACCCCGCCGGAGGCCTGGCCGTGACCGTCACTGGCTGGGGATCCACGTACACAAACGGCCCGGCCCCGAGCAACCTGCAGAAGCTGGACATCAGCATCGTGGCGCGCTCCACCTGCCAGAGCATCTTCGCCAACGTGAACACCGTGACGGCCCGCATGGTGTGCGCCGGCAGCGCAGGCCAGAGCGTGTGCAGCGGAGACTCGGGCGGCCCCCTGGTCAGCGGCAGCACGCAGGTGGGCATCGTCTCCTGGGGGGTCAGCCCCTGCGAGGCCAGCCCTGGCGTCTACGCCAACGTCGGAAACCTGCGCTCCTGGATCCGCTCTGCAGCAGGCGTCTAA